One stretch of Sphingomonas rosea DNA includes these proteins:
- a CDS encoding DUF4886 domain-containing protein, giving the protein MKFATVLLVAAALLASPAGAKIPKPEAPPRTILFIGNSFTQGAHSAVRNWRASSVTDLNRAGYGGVPALFKAFTEQAGLNYVVSLETQGGKSLGFHYDERRSLFDKPWDVVVLQEFSTLNREKPGDPATTLKDTRRLSELLTRRNPRVQIDLMATWSRADLTYKPGSRWSGSTIASMAGDLQKASEEVCRDVPQVQQVLPVGAAWTRAFESGVADPNPYDGIAFGQLGLWAYDHYHGSVAGYYLEALVVFGAITGIDPTTLGKDEVAADELGLSDQQAAALQKVASEELASRRGGGRCRALAR; this is encoded by the coding sequence ATGAAGTTCGCGACTGTGCTTCTTGTTGCGGCGGCGCTGTTGGCCTCGCCGGCCGGCGCCAAAATTCCGAAACCGGAAGCGCCGCCGCGAACGATCCTGTTCATCGGCAACAGTTTTACGCAAGGGGCGCACTCGGCCGTACGCAATTGGCGCGCCTCGTCGGTGACGGATCTCAACCGCGCCGGCTACGGCGGCGTGCCGGCGCTGTTCAAGGCGTTCACCGAGCAGGCGGGCCTCAACTACGTCGTCAGCCTTGAGACGCAGGGCGGCAAGTCGCTCGGCTTCCATTACGACGAACGTCGCAGCCTGTTCGACAAGCCTTGGGATGTCGTCGTGCTGCAGGAATTCAGCACCCTCAATCGCGAGAAGCCCGGCGACCCGGCGACGACACTGAAGGACACGAGGCGGCTGTCCGAGCTGCTGACCCGGCGCAATCCCAGGGTCCAGATCGATCTGATGGCGACCTGGAGCCGCGCCGATCTCACCTACAAGCCGGGCTCGCGCTGGTCCGGCTCCACGATCGCGAGCATGGCGGGAGACCTGCAAAAGGCCAGCGAGGAGGTCTGCCGCGACGTTCCGCAGGTTCAGCAGGTGCTGCCCGTCGGTGCCGCCTGGACCCGCGCTTTCGAGTCCGGCGTGGCCGACCCCAATCCCTACGACGGCATTGCCTTCGGACAGCTCGGTTTGTGGGCCTATGACCATTATCACGGCAGCGTGGCCGGCTATTATCTCGAAGCCTTGGTGGTGTTCGGAGCCATCACCGGAATCGATCCGACGACGTTAGGCAAGGACGAGGTTGCCGCTGACGAGCTCGGCTTGAGCGACCAGCAGGCGGCGGCGCTGCAAAAGGTAGCCAGCGAAGAACTCGCCAGCCGCCGCGGCGGCGGCAGGTGCCGTGCTTTGGCACGGTAG
- a CDS encoding TonB-dependent receptor domain-containing protein has product MSYKLLLLTTVFGTASSPLAAQAVAVTAQPAPVAQPAPPAPKEEEESVVTPTGQVDPAVPATDGEEPAKDIVVVGTRIVGARVTEALPVVVVNEDKLDAIGAVSGDELIRAIPQMGDVTFNPGNNAQTSNAARGDVGSVNLRSLGVGNTLVLLNGRRVVTHPASQGLSDTGTVPVLSYNSNAIPTLGLNRLEVLLDGAAALYGSDAVAGVVNTVLKTNYDGLRLEAQYGGAEGTHLREFQAGGLFGKNFSRGNVTVSIEYTQREALRAEDQDFTASADLRSLFADDPNFAGLTAPDARATRGVYPALQVPVTGGRPRRGTTNLTSAAGSFTVRPVQFGGCTYALTADLCLVNTALATSGAFRDVRYDTAIGTTVLPAVKRVNAFASGNYELTDGLTLFSELGYYYSDTTRIQPPVINLNKITIPASNYYNPFGPTTINGQPNTNRIPGLTNVPAAGLPVTLTNYRFVDAGPQRVNVTGEQRRALLGIKGETFGFRWDSAFVYSDAKATDSSFAVRSSALQQSLALSTPDAYNPFNGGCTATPSYGDCTPSSQVALDAIGFQLKRRSKTTLAMWDLRASRSRLFALPAGNVGLALGVEVRRETQRDDRDAAVDGSSPFVDAVTGEVTISDAAAVSDNPDTYGKRTVAAAYAELAVPLVSEDMNIPAFRRVDLQLAGRYEHYSDFGGVARPKVAAAWDLADGIRLRGSYSRGFRAPNLEQVNAVEYARLSTTQDFVRCEADLRTGRISSFGACGNNVGYSRRVSGNPDLKPETSTNYNIGTVLEPRFLPRDLGKMTFTVDYWSIRQKGIVGILGNDTAIALDYLLRLQGSSNPNVVRAAANADDIAAFAGTNITPVGQIVAVRDQFINLLPQTVQGLDFGAYWTTPRTKFGRFDLSVNASRLLKFSRPPGDAVEALVAARSQGLINAGTPLPETQNLIEANGRPKWRGTASLSWSLGRFRVGSFLRYTGAVDETGFVDANGNPYRVKSQLTANLYVEARLLQRKEGASVRWRIGARNITDEKPPLTSEGYLGSLYNPYGRYIYTSLTTEL; this is encoded by the coding sequence ATGTCCTACAAGCTTCTGCTGCTGACTACGGTATTCGGCACGGCGTCGAGCCCGCTCGCGGCGCAAGCCGTGGCCGTCACGGCGCAACCGGCGCCGGTCGCGCAGCCGGCTCCACCGGCACCGAAGGAGGAGGAAGAATCCGTCGTTACCCCGACAGGGCAAGTGGATCCGGCGGTGCCCGCAACCGACGGGGAGGAGCCCGCCAAGGACATCGTCGTCGTCGGCACCCGCATCGTCGGCGCGCGCGTCACCGAGGCCTTGCCCGTCGTCGTGGTCAACGAGGACAAGCTCGACGCCATCGGCGCGGTCAGCGGCGATGAGCTCATCCGCGCCATTCCGCAGATGGGCGACGTCACCTTCAATCCCGGCAACAATGCGCAGACCAGCAATGCCGCGCGCGGCGACGTCGGCTCGGTCAACCTGCGTTCGCTCGGCGTCGGCAATACGCTGGTGCTGCTGAACGGACGGCGCGTCGTCACGCACCCGGCAAGCCAGGGCCTGTCCGACACCGGCACCGTTCCGGTCCTAAGCTACAACAGCAATGCCATCCCGACCCTCGGCCTCAACCGGCTCGAAGTCCTGCTGGATGGTGCGGCGGCGCTCTACGGCTCCGACGCGGTCGCGGGCGTGGTCAACACGGTGCTCAAGACCAATTACGACGGCTTGCGCCTCGAGGCGCAATATGGCGGCGCCGAAGGCACGCACCTGCGCGAATTCCAGGCGGGCGGCCTGTTCGGCAAGAACTTCAGCCGCGGCAACGTCACCGTCTCGATCGAATATACCCAGCGCGAGGCCCTCCGCGCCGAAGACCAGGATTTCACCGCCTCCGCCGACCTGCGCTCGCTGTTCGCCGACGATCCGAACTTCGCCGGCCTGACCGCTCCCGATGCGCGTGCGACGCGCGGCGTCTATCCAGCGCTGCAGGTGCCGGTCACGGGCGGGCGTCCGCGGCGCGGGACGACCAACCTCACCTCCGCCGCAGGCTCCTTCACGGTGCGGCCGGTGCAATTCGGTGGCTGCACCTATGCGCTCACCGCCGATCTCTGCCTGGTCAACACCGCGCTCGCGACCAGCGGCGCGTTTCGCGACGTCCGCTACGACACCGCGATCGGGACCACGGTCTTGCCGGCGGTGAAGCGGGTCAATGCGTTCGCGTCGGGTAATTACGAACTGACCGACGGGCTGACCCTCTTCAGCGAGCTCGGTTATTATTATTCGGACACCACCCGCATCCAGCCACCGGTGATCAACCTCAACAAGATCACGATCCCGGCCAGCAACTATTACAATCCGTTCGGCCCGACGACGATTAACGGTCAGCCCAACACCAACCGTATTCCGGGCCTGACCAACGTGCCGGCCGCCGGGCTGCCGGTCACACTCACCAATTACCGCTTCGTGGATGCCGGTCCGCAGCGGGTCAACGTCACGGGTGAGCAGCGCCGCGCGCTCCTCGGCATCAAGGGCGAGACGTTCGGGTTCCGCTGGGACAGCGCCTTCGTCTACTCGGACGCCAAGGCGACCGATTCCTCCTTCGCGGTGCGCAGTTCGGCACTGCAGCAGAGCCTCGCGCTGAGCACGCCAGACGCTTACAATCCGTTCAACGGCGGGTGCACCGCGACGCCGAGCTACGGCGACTGCACGCCCAGCAGCCAGGTCGCCCTCGATGCGATCGGGTTCCAGCTCAAGCGGCGTTCCAAGACGACGCTGGCGATGTGGGACCTGCGCGCCTCGCGATCGCGCCTGTTCGCGCTTCCCGCGGGCAATGTCGGGCTGGCGCTCGGCGTCGAGGTTCGCCGCGAGACCCAGCGCGATGATCGCGATGCGGCGGTCGACGGCTCGTCACCCTTCGTCGATGCCGTGACGGGCGAGGTCACGATCAGCGATGCGGCCGCGGTCAGCGACAACCCCGACACCTACGGCAAGCGCACCGTCGCCGCCGCCTATGCCGAGCTCGCGGTGCCGCTCGTTTCGGAAGACATGAATATCCCGGCCTTCCGGCGCGTCGATCTTCAGCTTGCCGGGCGTTACGAGCACTACAGCGACTTCGGCGGCGTCGCCCGGCCGAAGGTCGCCGCTGCATGGGACCTCGCCGACGGCATTCGCCTGCGGGGCTCCTACTCGCGGGGCTTCCGGGCGCCCAACCTCGAGCAGGTGAACGCCGTCGAATATGCCCGCCTGTCCACAACCCAGGACTTCGTCCGCTGCGAAGCCGATCTTCGCACCGGGCGCATCTCCAGCTTCGGCGCGTGTGGCAACAATGTCGGCTATTCGCGGCGGGTGTCGGGCAATCCGGACCTCAAGCCCGAGACCAGCACCAACTACAATATCGGAACGGTGCTCGAGCCGCGGTTCCTGCCGCGCGACCTTGGGAAGATGACCTTTACCGTCGACTATTGGTCGATCCGACAGAAAGGCATCGTCGGGATCCTCGGCAACGACACCGCGATCGCGCTCGACTATCTCCTCCGCCTGCAAGGTTCGTCCAATCCCAATGTGGTCCGGGCGGCGGCCAATGCCGACGACATCGCAGCCTTTGCCGGGACCAACATCACGCCGGTCGGCCAGATCGTGGCGGTGCGGGACCAGTTCATCAACCTCCTACCGCAGACAGTGCAGGGGCTCGACTTCGGCGCCTACTGGACCACCCCGCGGACGAAGTTCGGTCGGTTCGACCTGTCGGTGAATGCCTCCCGGCTACTCAAGTTCTCGCGCCCGCCGGGAGATGCGGTGGAGGCACTCGTCGCAGCCCGGTCGCAGGGCCTGATCAACGCGGGAACGCCCTTGCCCGAGACGCAAAACCTGATCGAAGCCAATGGTCGGCCGAAGTGGCGCGGAACCGCGTCGCTGAGCTGGTCGCTCGGCCGCTTCCGGGTCGGCAGCTTCCTTCGCTACACGGGCGCGGTCGATGAGACCGGCTTCGTCGACGCCAATGGTAATCCGTACCGGGTGAAGTCGCAGCTGACCGCCAACCTCTACGTCGAGGCCCGTCTGCTTCAACGCAAGGAAGGGGCGAGCGTCCGCTGGCGGATCGGCGCGCGGAACATCACCGACGAGAAGCCGCCGCTCACCTCCGAGGGCTATCTGGGCTCGCTCTACAATCCCTATGGCCGCTACATCTACACCTCGCTGACGACGGAGCTTTGA
- a CDS encoding dicarboxylate/amino acid:cation symporter, with amino-acid sequence MVTIAEPSPAAAEHRPFYRHLYFQVLVAIALGVIVGHYWPETGEALKPLGDGFIKLVKMIIAPVIFLTLVTGIAGMKEMAAVGRVAGKAFAYFLFFSTLALIIGLIVANVVQPGAGMNIDPASLDQGAIATYTEKAHESSITAFLLAVIPTTMVSALTEGSILQTLFVAILFGIALALVGEPARPVTDLLERLSLVVFRLVGILMRAAPIGAFGAIAFTIGAYGIGTLANLGKLLATFYLTSFLFVVVVLGLVARFTGFSLWKLIRYLRAELLLVLGTSSSEAALPALIDKMERAGCSRSVVGLVVPTGYSFNLDGTNIYMTLAALFIAQATNVDLSLGDQIALLLVAMLSSKGAAGVTGAGFITLAATLSIVPSVPVAGMALILGIDRFMSECRSLTNFIGNAVATVVVARWDGALDREQLAAALDGHAGAAPRGTSAARQEIESDIQALGVAPQD; translated from the coding sequence ATCGTTACCATCGCGGAGCCATCGCCGGCAGCGGCGGAGCATCGGCCATTCTATCGGCACCTCTATTTCCAGGTGCTGGTTGCGATCGCGCTCGGCGTGATCGTCGGCCATTACTGGCCCGAGACGGGCGAAGCGCTGAAACCACTCGGCGACGGCTTCATCAAACTCGTGAAGATGATCATCGCGCCGGTCATCTTCCTGACCCTCGTCACCGGGATTGCGGGGATGAAGGAGATGGCCGCGGTCGGCCGCGTCGCTGGCAAGGCCTTCGCCTACTTCCTCTTCTTCTCGACTCTCGCGCTGATCATCGGCCTGATCGTCGCCAACGTTGTCCAGCCGGGCGCGGGGATGAACATCGATCCCGCCAGCCTCGACCAGGGCGCCATCGCGACCTACACCGAGAAAGCGCACGAGAGCAGCATCACCGCCTTCCTGCTTGCCGTCATCCCTACGACGATGGTCTCGGCGCTGACCGAGGGATCGATCCTCCAGACCCTGTTCGTCGCCATCCTGTTCGGCATCGCGCTGGCGCTGGTCGGCGAGCCCGCGAGGCCCGTCACCGACCTGCTCGAGCGGCTCAGCCTCGTCGTCTTCCGGCTCGTCGGCATCCTGATGCGCGCCGCGCCGATCGGGGCGTTCGGCGCCATCGCCTTCACCATCGGCGCCTACGGCATCGGGACGCTCGCCAACCTCGGCAAGCTCCTCGCCACCTTCTACCTGACGAGCTTCCTTTTCGTCGTGGTGGTGCTCGGCCTCGTCGCGCGCTTCACCGGCTTTTCGCTGTGGAAGCTCATCCGCTATCTTCGCGCCGAGCTTCTGCTGGTTCTCGGCACCAGTTCGTCCGAGGCGGCACTTCCCGCGCTGATCGACAAGATGGAGCGGGCGGGCTGTTCACGCAGCGTCGTCGGGCTGGTCGTGCCGACCGGCTATTCCTTCAACCTCGACGGCACCAACATCTACATGACGCTGGCGGCGCTGTTCATCGCGCAGGCGACCAATGTCGACCTTTCGCTCGGCGACCAGATCGCGCTGCTGCTGGTGGCGATGCTTAGCTCCAAGGGCGCGGCCGGGGTGACCGGCGCGGGCTTCATCACGCTGGCCGCCACCTTGTCGATCGTGCCTTCGGTCCCGGTCGCCGGCATGGCGCTGATCCTCGGCATCGACCGCTTCATGAGCGAGTGCCGAAGCCTCACCAATTTCATCGGCAATGCGGTGGCCACGGTGGTCGTCGCGCGCTGGGACGGTGCGCTCGACCGCGAGCAGCTCGCCGCCGCGCTCGACGGTCATGCGGGTGCCGCCCCGCGCGGCACGTCGGCCGCACGACAGGAAATCGAAAGCGACATCCAGGCCCTGGGTGTCGCACCGCAAGATTGA
- a CDS encoding sensor histidine kinase has product MSRSRRVVVALTGIIVLLLALAFVAADRWSSITARENAEIAARAAARANQGLLVSELQKFRLLPLVLSEFPDVAEVLANRNPQAAAHLNGQLELLAERTDAAVIYLIGSDGVTRSASNWRLPTSFVGQNYGFRPYFRGAMREGASELFALGTVSGRPGLYLARRVDQGGRALGTIVVKVEFSRLERAWGANGSIGLVTDPHGVILVTSRPEWRFQATTPLSRQALDDAVRTLQFGPSPPARAPLTLSGSEAIVGAGQEQERYVAAALPAPIGGGRLTAMVALQPFLDDARRVAMLWALAILLVLGATIAFLLRQWDRQRLLLESRAMLSLEVERQTAELRDTNDRLLIESQEREEATNKYVAAREDLARANRLGTLGQITAGVAHEINQPVAAIRTFAENSTKLIIRGRADDAQLNLERIVGLTERIASITSELRSFTRRKTPVPVQATLGSIMEGALLLLGAKASSQIELAVSDVDRQRVLVGDRVRLEQVLINLLRNALDAVGKRPGSIRLAAHADGEQMLITIADQGPGIDPAIRERLFTPFETAKSGGLGLGLAIARDIAREFDGDLWLDPAEGAGATFVVALRIAR; this is encoded by the coding sequence ATGTCGCGTTCGCGGCGAGTCGTGGTGGCGCTTACAGGGATCATCGTCCTGCTCCTCGCGCTCGCCTTCGTCGCGGCCGATCGATGGAGCAGCATCACCGCTCGCGAGAATGCCGAGATCGCGGCCCGGGCAGCCGCGCGCGCCAACCAGGGACTGCTGGTCAGCGAGCTTCAGAAATTCCGCCTGTTGCCGCTGGTTCTTTCCGAATTCCCGGACGTGGCGGAGGTGCTTGCCAACCGCAATCCGCAGGCGGCCGCCCACCTTAACGGACAGCTCGAACTGCTAGCCGAACGGACGGACGCCGCCGTGATCTACCTGATCGGCAGCGACGGCGTGACCCGTTCCGCAAGCAACTGGCGCCTCCCGACGAGCTTCGTGGGCCAGAACTATGGCTTCCGTCCCTACTTTCGCGGCGCCATGCGCGAAGGGGCGTCGGAGCTGTTCGCCCTCGGCACGGTCAGCGGCCGTCCTGGCCTTTATCTCGCAAGGCGGGTCGATCAGGGAGGCCGGGCGCTCGGGACCATCGTCGTGAAGGTCGAATTCAGTCGGCTCGAGCGGGCCTGGGGCGCCAATGGCAGCATCGGGCTCGTCACCGACCCCCATGGAGTGATCCTGGTCACCAGTCGGCCCGAATGGCGCTTCCAGGCCACCACGCCCCTCTCCCGCCAGGCACTCGACGATGCGGTCCGCACCCTTCAATTCGGCCCCTCCCCGCCCGCGCGGGCGCCGCTCACCTTGTCCGGATCGGAAGCCATCGTGGGTGCGGGCCAGGAGCAGGAGCGTTACGTCGCGGCCGCACTCCCGGCCCCGATCGGTGGCGGCCGGCTGACCGCCATGGTCGCGCTCCAGCCCTTCCTCGACGATGCTCGCCGCGTCGCCATGCTATGGGCGTTGGCGATCCTACTCGTCCTCGGGGCCACCATCGCCTTCCTCCTGCGGCAGTGGGATCGTCAGCGCCTTCTTCTCGAGTCGCGCGCGATGCTTTCGCTCGAGGTCGAACGTCAGACCGCCGAGCTGCGCGATACGAACGATCGCTTGCTGATCGAGTCGCAGGAGCGTGAGGAGGCCACGAACAAATATGTGGCGGCGCGAGAGGACCTGGCCCGCGCGAACCGGCTCGGAACCCTGGGCCAGATCACCGCCGGCGTCGCCCACGAGATCAACCAGCCGGTGGCAGCGATCCGGACCTTCGCCGAAAATTCCACGAAGCTCATCATCCGCGGTCGCGCCGACGACGCGCAGCTCAATCTCGAGCGGATCGTCGGCCTGACCGAGCGCATTGCCTCGATCACGTCGGAACTGCGCAGCTTCACTCGGCGCAAGACGCCGGTCCCGGTGCAGGCGACGCTCGGATCGATTATGGAGGGCGCCTTGCTGCTACTCGGCGCCAAGGCCTCGTCCCAGATCGAACTCGCGGTGTCCGACGTGGATCGCCAGCGGGTCCTGGTCGGCGACCGCGTGCGGCTCGAACAGGTGCTCATCAACCTTCTGCGCAACGCGCTCGACGCGGTCGGCAAGCGCCCCGGTTCGATCCGCCTTGCCGCGCACGCTGATGGCGAGCAAATGCTGATCACCATCGCCGATCAGGGGCCCGGGATCGATCCCGCCATTCGCGAGCGCCTGTTCACGCCCTTCGAAACCGCCAAGAGCGGCGGCCTCGGCCTCGGTCTCGCCATCGCCCGCGACATCGCCCGCGAATTCGACGGAGACCTTTGGCTCGATCCGGCGGAAGGTGCAGGCGCGACCTTCGTCGTCGCGCTAAGGATCGCCCGATGA